Proteins found in one Acidobacteriota bacterium genomic segment:
- a CDS encoding efflux RND transporter periplasmic adaptor subunit: protein MTTNSRRLLWAGLIVAAAGAVYGVTALRGNGVAFEPSRLAKVERGTMTRSVVATGRIEPISQVEVKSKANGIIEALYVDVGDAVKPGQLLAELDKEQLQARMREASANLQAAEAAQRAAEAQLAKSQVEAEGPEVEFARRAHARAADLFEQKLIAPSVLDEARSAWEQAENRQRAARNALGIARANVAEAAAKVAQARAAAERAREELANSTLRSPISGIVLTRDVEIGSPVSSILNLGSSATLVMRLGDIDRVFVRGKVDEADIGRVREGQPARIAVETFRDQSFEGTVTQISPMGMEKDNVTTFEVEVSILNPGNRLKANMTANAEIVLEEFPDSLLVPESAVGYDQQRRPYVEVPDAKADSGRRRVPVKLGVGNGTKTQVTGGLKEGDTVILPG, encoded by the coding sequence GCGTTCGAGCCGTCGCGTCTCGCGAAAGTCGAGCGCGGCACGATGACGCGCTCGGTCGTGGCAACCGGCAGGATCGAGCCGATTTCGCAGGTGGAGGTCAAGTCCAAGGCGAACGGCATCATCGAGGCGCTCTACGTGGACGTCGGCGACGCCGTGAAGCCGGGCCAGCTGCTCGCCGAGCTCGACAAAGAACAGCTGCAGGCGCGGATGCGCGAAGCCAGCGCCAACCTGCAGGCCGCGGAGGCCGCGCAGCGCGCGGCCGAAGCCCAGCTCGCCAAGTCCCAGGTCGAGGCGGAAGGCCCCGAGGTCGAGTTCGCGCGGCGCGCGCACGCCCGCGCCGCGGACCTGTTCGAGCAGAAGCTGATTGCCCCCTCCGTGCTGGATGAAGCGCGAAGCGCGTGGGAGCAGGCCGAGAACCGCCAGCGCGCCGCAAGGAACGCGCTGGGCATCGCCCGGGCCAACGTGGCCGAGGCCGCCGCCAAGGTGGCGCAGGCGCGCGCGGCCGCCGAGCGCGCCCGGGAAGAGCTCGCCAACTCCACCCTCCGCTCGCCAATCTCCGGCATCGTCCTCACCAGGGACGTGGAAATCGGCAGCCCCGTCTCGTCGATCCTCAACCTTGGCTCCAGCGCGACGCTGGTCATGCGGCTCGGCGACATCGACCGGGTGTTCGTGCGCGGCAAGGTGGACGAAGCCGACATCGGCCGCGTGCGCGAAGGTCAGCCCGCGAGGATCGCGGTGGAGACGTTCAGGGATCAGTCGTTCGAGGGAACCGTCACGCAGATCTCGCCGATGGGGATGGAGAAGGACAACGTCACGACCTTCGAGGTGGAGGTGTCCATCCTGAATCCCGGAAATCGGCTGAAGGCGAACATGACCGCCAACGCCGAGATCGTGCTGGAGGAGTTCCCCGATTCGCTGCTCGTGCCCGAATCGGCGGTCGGCTACGACCAGCAGCGGCGGCCGTACGTCGAGGTGCCCGATGCGAAGGCCGACTCGGGCCGCCGGCGCGTGCCGGTGAAGCTCGGGGTCGGAAACGGCACGAAGACGCAGGTCACGGGCGGCCTCAAGGAAGGGGACACGGTCATTCTGCCGGGCTGA